A genomic segment from Kyrpidia tusciae DSM 2912 encodes:
- the pgsA gene encoding CDP-diacylglycerol--glycerol-3-phosphate 3-phosphatidyltransferase: protein MNLANRITIARIFLVPVVMFFLLVHYNFGRVSLAGHVLTVNEIVAALIFIVAASTDGLDGYIARKRRIVTNFGKFLDPLADKLLISAVLISLVEMHRVEAWEAIVIISREFAVTGLRLVAAAEGTVIAASRMGKLKTVTQIVAVVALMMNNLPFAYVGIPVAAWIMYLAVLITVISGIDYFVKNRHVIGFGKT, encoded by the coding sequence GTGAATCTGGCCAACCGCATCACCATCGCCCGCATTTTCCTGGTGCCGGTTGTCATGTTTTTCCTCTTGGTGCATTATAACTTCGGTCGGGTGTCGCTGGCGGGGCATGTGCTGACGGTCAATGAAATCGTGGCCGCGCTGATTTTTATCGTCGCCGCAAGCACCGACGGGTTGGACGGGTACATTGCGCGAAAGCGCAGGATTGTCACGAACTTTGGGAAGTTCCTCGATCCCTTGGCGGACAAACTCCTGATTTCGGCGGTACTCATCTCCTTGGTGGAAATGCACCGGGTCGAAGCCTGGGAAGCGATCGTCATCATCAGCCGGGAGTTCGCGGTGACGGGATTGCGATTGGTGGCGGCAGCGGAAGGCACAGTCATCGCTGCAAGTCGGATGGGGAAGTTGAAGACGGTCACCCAGATCGTGGCGGTCGTCGCGTTAATGATGAATAATTTGCCTTTCGCGTACGTCGGCATTCCGGTGGCAGCCTGGATCATGTACCTGGCCGTACTGATCACTGTCATTTCCGGAATCGATTATTTCGTGAAAAATCGACACGTGATCGGGTTTGGGAAAACTTGA
- a CDS encoding competence/damage-inducible protein A produces MKAEIIAVGTELLLGQIANTNARFVSEQLALVGVGVYFHTVVGDNRGRLLSVLQTARQRSDLVILCGGLGPTEDDLTRETVAEFLGRPLELHPEALRAVEGYFSGLGRDMPENNRRQAMVIQGGNMIPNPRGTAPGQYVEAEGRRYVLLPGPPTEFEPMVRESVIPLVQTWMGGNETIRSRVLRLYGIGESHLAERIADLLAAQSNPTLAPLAAEGEVTLRLTARAASEKEAWERIAPLEAELRRRLGRYIYGVDAETLEVAAGRVLQARGMTVATAESCTGGLLGEMITNVPGSSRYFVGGVISYSNDVKKAVLGVSGEILERLGAVSEPVAIQMAQGVAEHLGADWGIGITGIAGPDGGTETKPVGLVYIAVHHRNADPWVKEFRFRGDRRQVRIRAAKAALFALWRKVGAMDEGLSPAER; encoded by the coding sequence ATGAAGGCGGAGATCATCGCTGTGGGTACGGAACTCTTGCTGGGGCAGATTGCCAACACCAACGCCCGGTTCGTTTCGGAACAATTGGCTCTGGTCGGGGTTGGGGTATACTTCCATACAGTGGTGGGGGATAACCGGGGCAGGCTGTTGAGTGTGTTACAGACGGCCCGGCAGCGATCCGATCTCGTGATCTTGTGCGGCGGGTTGGGGCCCACCGAGGACGACTTGACCCGGGAGACGGTGGCGGAGTTTCTCGGGCGGCCTTTAGAGCTTCACCCGGAAGCGCTTCGTGCGGTGGAAGGATACTTTTCTGGGTTGGGCCGGGACATGCCGGAAAACAATCGCCGCCAGGCCATGGTCATTCAGGGCGGGAACATGATTCCCAATCCCCGGGGAACGGCGCCGGGACAGTATGTGGAGGCGGAGGGGCGGCGGTACGTCCTTTTACCCGGCCCCCCCACGGAGTTCGAACCCATGGTCCGGGAATCGGTGATTCCGTTGGTGCAAACCTGGATGGGCGGGAACGAAACCATTCGTTCCCGAGTGCTTCGCCTTTACGGGATCGGCGAATCACACCTGGCGGAACGGATCGCCGATTTGTTGGCCGCCCAAAGTAACCCAACTCTGGCCCCTTTGGCCGCCGAAGGGGAGGTTACGCTCCGGTTAACCGCCCGGGCTGCCTCGGAAAAAGAGGCGTGGGAACGGATCGCTCCGCTGGAGGCAGAGCTGCGCCGGCGCTTGGGGCGATATATCTACGGCGTCGACGCGGAAACCCTGGAGGTGGCCGCAGGTCGAGTTTTACAAGCCCGAGGAATGACCGTTGCCACCGCGGAGAGCTGCACCGGGGGGCTCCTGGGAGAGATGATCACCAACGTTCCGGGGAGTTCCCGGTATTTTGTCGGCGGAGTGATATCGTACAGCAATGATGTGAAGAAAGCGGTTTTGGGCGTTTCCGGGGAGATCCTGGAGCGTCTCGGAGCGGTGAGCGAACCGGTGGCCATCCAGATGGCTCAGGGAGTTGCCGAGCATCTCGGAGCGGACTGGGGGATTGGAATTACCGGGATCGCCGGACCGGATGGCGGTACGGAGACAAAACCGGTGGGTTTGGTGTATATCGCCGTGCATCATCGGAATGCGGATCCCTGGGTAAAAGAATTTCGATTTCGTGGAGACCGCCGCCAAGTGCGCATTCGGGCCGCCAAGGCGGCACTGTTCGCCCTGTGGCGAAAAGTCGGGGCGATGGATGAAGGGTTAAGTCCTGCAGAAAGGTGA
- a CDS encoding DEAD/DEAH box helicase: MTTFTDFQLSRRVQQAIDDMGFEEPSPIQAACIPLVLQGKDVIGQAQTGTGKTAAFGVPIIEMMGTGRHVQALILTPTRELAIQVAGELRKIAKYARVRTLPIYGGQSIGHQIRALQQGVGVVIGTPGRVLDHLRRGTLKLDKVRTVVLDEADEMLDMGFIEDIEAILKETPQERQTLLFSATFPHEVKQLAVRYMKNPEHVTVNRGEMTVPLIDQIYYKVLERNKLESLCRIIDSEDVSLGIIFCRTKRGVDELTEALLARGYLVDGLHGDLSQAQRDRVMKKFRNGDIEFLVATDVAARGIDVTNVTHVINYDIPQDPESYVHRIGRTGRAGRRGLAITLVTPREFKLLKQIERETQAPLVGREVPTLADVAERVAENWRERLRRTVQEGGIANYRAILGSLLDEFDPVDLAAAALKLASADDLHTGEEEDYDFGETGASPGMVRFFLNIGRSANVGPGDLVRIISEETGIPGQAIGKIDLYDRFAFVEVEEESAPFVFEALRQARINGLRVNLEPARPRSRRA, from the coding sequence ATGACAACATTTACTGATTTTCAATTGAGCCGAAGAGTGCAGCAAGCCATTGATGATATGGGATTCGAGGAACCCTCTCCGATTCAGGCAGCTTGTATTCCTCTGGTGTTGCAAGGAAAAGATGTCATTGGTCAAGCTCAGACGGGAACGGGGAAAACTGCGGCCTTCGGGGTGCCGATTATTGAGATGATGGGTACGGGTCGGCACGTTCAAGCCTTGATTCTCACTCCTACCCGGGAATTGGCGATCCAGGTGGCCGGGGAGTTGCGCAAGATCGCGAAGTATGCCAGGGTGAGGACGCTCCCGATTTATGGCGGGCAGTCCATTGGTCACCAGATTCGGGCGCTTCAGCAGGGCGTGGGAGTGGTCATTGGAACTCCCGGGCGGGTGTTGGACCATTTGCGCCGGGGCACCTTGAAGTTAGACAAAGTGCGCACCGTGGTTCTGGACGAAGCGGATGAGATGTTGGATATGGGGTTCATCGAAGATATTGAGGCGATTTTGAAGGAGACACCCCAGGAACGCCAGACGCTCTTGTTTTCGGCCACATTCCCCCACGAAGTGAAGCAGTTGGCAGTCCGGTACATGAAAAACCCGGAGCACGTGACGGTCAACCGGGGGGAAATGACCGTCCCCCTGATCGATCAGATCTACTATAAAGTGCTGGAACGCAACAAGCTGGAAAGCTTGTGCCGGATCATCGACAGCGAGGACGTGTCGCTCGGCATCATTTTTTGCCGCACCAAGCGCGGGGTGGATGAGCTGACCGAGGCACTGCTGGCCCGGGGATATCTCGTGGACGGACTTCACGGCGATTTGTCCCAGGCCCAGCGGGATCGGGTGATGAAAAAATTCCGCAACGGGGATATCGAGTTTCTGGTGGCCACGGATGTCGCGGCCCGGGGGATCGACGTGACCAATGTCACCCACGTGATTAACTATGACATTCCCCAGGATCCAGAATCGTATGTGCATCGGATCGGCCGGACGGGACGGGCCGGTCGGCGGGGACTGGCCATTACCTTGGTCACTCCCAGGGAGTTCAAGTTGCTGAAACAGATCGAGAGGGAGACCCAAGCTCCCTTGGTGGGGCGGGAGGTCCCCACGTTGGCGGATGTGGCGGAACGGGTGGCCGAAAACTGGCGGGAGCGGTTGCGGCGCACGGTCCAGGAGGGGGGGATCGCCAATTACCGCGCCATTCTCGGCTCTCTCCTGGATGAGTTCGATCCGGTGGATCTGGCCGCCGCTGCTTTAAAGCTGGCCAGCGCCGACGATCTGCACACGGGCGAGGAGGAGGACTACGATTTTGGCGAGACCGGGGCATCCCCTGGCATGGTCCGCTTTTTCCTAAACATTGGACGCAGCGCCAATGTGGGACCCGGGGATCTTGTGCGGATAATTTCGGAGGAGACGGGCATCCCCGGTCAGGCGATCGGCAAGATCGACTTGTACGATCGGTTCGCCTTCGTCGAAGTGGAGGAGGAATCGGCACCCTTTGTATTCGAGGCGCTGCGCCAGGCGCGCATCAATGGACTTCGGGTCAACTTGGAACCGGCGCGCCCTCGAAGCCGCCGGGCCTGA
- the recA gene encoding recombinase RecA produces the protein MADRKAALDMALRQIEKQFGKGSIMKLGEAQASMNVEVVSTGALALDIALGVGGFPRGRVIEIYGPESSGKTTVALHAIAEVQKLGGQAAFIDAEHALDPVYARNLGVNIDELLISQPDTGEQALEIAEALVRSGAVDIIVIDSVAALVPKAELEGDMGDSHVGLQARLMSQALRKLSGAISKSRTIAIFINQIREKVGVMFGNPETTTGGRALKFYSSVRLEVRRAEALKQGNELIGNRTRIKVVKNKVAPPFKQADVDIMFGEGISREGSIVDLGVEMDVIEKSGAWYSFEGERLGQGRENAKQFLKEHPEIADRIEGKIRSMCHAEGSAGVRPASGLIGSDEGEFFDE, from the coding sequence GTGGCGGATCGGAAGGCGGCACTGGACATGGCGCTGCGCCAGATTGAGAAACAATTCGGGAAAGGTTCGATTATGAAACTGGGAGAGGCCCAGGCGAGTATGAACGTCGAAGTGGTCTCCACCGGCGCTTTGGCGTTAGACATTGCTTTGGGGGTCGGGGGATTCCCCCGGGGGCGTGTGATCGAGATTTACGGTCCGGAGTCTTCGGGCAAGACGACGGTGGCTTTGCACGCCATCGCCGAAGTACAGAAGTTGGGCGGACAAGCGGCGTTTATCGATGCCGAACACGCCTTGGACCCCGTGTATGCCCGCAATCTTGGCGTCAACATCGATGAGCTGTTGATTTCCCAACCGGATACCGGGGAACAAGCTCTGGAGATCGCCGAGGCGTTGGTGCGCAGCGGCGCGGTGGATATTATTGTGATTGACTCGGTGGCGGCGCTGGTTCCCAAAGCCGAACTGGAGGGGGACATGGGCGATTCCCACGTGGGTCTGCAGGCCAGGCTCATGTCCCAAGCTTTGCGTAAGCTTTCCGGGGCGATTTCCAAGTCCCGGACGATCGCGATTTTTATCAACCAGATTCGGGAGAAAGTCGGCGTCATGTTCGGCAATCCCGAGACCACCACCGGTGGGCGGGCGCTGAAGTTTTACTCCTCAGTGCGCCTGGAAGTGCGGCGGGCCGAGGCCCTTAAACAAGGAAACGAACTGATCGGAAACCGGACTCGGATCAAGGTGGTAAAAAACAAGGTCGCCCCTCCTTTTAAACAAGCGGATGTGGACATCATGTTCGGGGAAGGAATCTCACGGGAGGGCAGCATTGTCGATCTGGGAGTGGAGATGGATGTCATCGAAAAGAGCGGGGCCTGGTATTCCTTCGAAGGTGAACGATTGGGCCAGGGCCGGGAAAACGCCAAGCAATTTCTAAAGGAACACCCGGAGATCGCCGATCGTATCGAAGGAAAGATTCGCAGCATGTGCCACGCCGAGGGCTCGGCGGGAGTCCGCCCCGCATCGGGCTTGATTGGGTCGGACGAAGGTGAGTTTTTCGATGAGTGA
- a CDS encoding regulatory protein RecX, with the protein MSETTGEAEAWNRALQYLARRSRSAAQVKEHLQRQGHPVDVVDRVIDRLRGRGWIDDVAYARRWLERRVEAGRTSIWRARWELTRQGVRGEDIDRALAAIPKDWEKQAAIRWLRFHRRRHRNNDLTTWRAKAYRGLMQNGFDRDLAFSLVASWDDEQMGGG; encoded by the coding sequence ATGAGTGAAACCACCGGCGAAGCCGAGGCGTGGAACCGCGCGCTCCAGTATTTGGCGCGAAGGTCCCGGTCGGCAGCCCAGGTGAAAGAACATTTGCAAAGACAGGGCCATCCGGTTGATGTGGTGGACCGGGTGATTGACCGCTTACGGGGGCGAGGTTGGATCGACGACGTCGCCTACGCCCGGCGCTGGCTGGAGAGACGCGTGGAGGCGGGCCGGACCAGTATCTGGCGAGCTCGGTGGGAATTGACCCGTCAGGGGGTCCGGGGCGAAGACATCGATCGAGCCTTGGCGGCCATTCCGAAAGACTGGGAAAAACAAGCGGCCATAAGGTGGCTGCGCTTTCACCGCCGCCGGCATCGAAACAACGACCTCACCACCTGGCGGGCTAAGGCGTATCGAGGGCTGATGCAGAACGGGTTCGACCGGGATCTGGCTTTTAGTCTGGTGGCATCTTGGGATGATGAGCAGATGGGCGGTGGTTGA
- the rny gene encoding ribonuclease Y, translating to MYGVSILAALLIGAGIGYWIRRAVAEGKVRTAEQRVTDMLEEAGREAERTRKEALIEAKEEAHRIRSEAEREIREQRTELQRLERRLLQKEEHLDRKTESVERKLEAVAQREREVEHLRAEAEQMVRRQMAELERVSGLTQEQARETILESVERECRHDAAIMIKEIEQQARHEAEKKARDIVVTAIQRFAADHVAETTVSVVNLPNDEMKGRIIGREGRNIRALETLTGIDLIIDDTPEAVILSGFDPIRREVARVALEKLVADGRIHPARIEEMVEKARREVEERIREEGEQAVFETGVTGLHPDLVKILGRLKYRTSYGQNVLKHSVEVAHLAGLMAAELGLDVQLAKRAGLLHDIGKAITHEVEGSHVEIGLDLARKYKEHPVVLNAIGAHHGDTEYTSAISMLVGAADAISAARPGARRESLDVYIKRLERLEEIAESFEGVEKSYAIQAGREIRIIVKPELIDDAESVRMAREISKRIENELDYPGHIKVTVIRETRAVEYAK from the coding sequence ATGTATGGGGTGTCTATCCTGGCAGCATTATTGATCGGGGCCGGGATTGGATATTGGATTCGCCGGGCTGTGGCTGAAGGAAAGGTCCGCACTGCTGAACAACGCGTTACAGACATGTTGGAGGAAGCGGGCCGGGAAGCGGAGCGCACCCGGAAGGAAGCGCTGATCGAGGCGAAGGAAGAAGCCCATCGAATTCGCTCGGAGGCGGAACGGGAGATTCGCGAACAGCGAACCGAGTTGCAGCGGCTGGAGCGGCGCCTTCTTCAGAAAGAGGAACACTTGGACCGAAAGACGGAGTCCGTGGAACGAAAACTCGAGGCGGTAGCCCAGCGCGAGCGAGAGGTCGAACATCTCCGGGCGGAAGCGGAGCAGATGGTACGCCGGCAGATGGCGGAGTTGGAAAGAGTCTCCGGCTTAACCCAGGAGCAGGCGAGGGAGACGATCCTGGAGAGCGTGGAGCGGGAGTGCCGCCACGATGCGGCCATCATGATCAAAGAGATTGAACAACAAGCGCGCCACGAAGCGGAAAAGAAGGCCCGGGATATTGTGGTCACCGCGATCCAGCGCTTTGCCGCCGACCACGTCGCGGAAACCACCGTGTCGGTGGTCAACCTGCCCAATGATGAGATGAAAGGCCGGATTATCGGTCGCGAAGGGCGCAACATCCGGGCCCTGGAAACCCTGACGGGGATTGATCTGATTATCGACGATACCCCGGAAGCTGTGATTCTGTCGGGTTTTGATCCCATCCGGCGGGAAGTTGCCCGGGTGGCTCTTGAAAAACTGGTGGCGGACGGCCGCATTCATCCGGCCAGGATTGAAGAGATGGTGGAGAAAGCCCGTCGGGAAGTCGAAGAGCGGATTCGGGAAGAAGGGGAACAGGCGGTGTTTGAAACCGGGGTGACGGGCCTGCACCCCGATTTGGTGAAGATCCTCGGCCGACTGAAGTACCGGACCAGCTATGGGCAGAATGTGCTGAAACACTCTGTAGAGGTTGCTCACCTGGCGGGTTTAATGGCAGCCGAACTCGGCCTTGACGTACAATTGGCGAAACGGGCCGGTTTATTGCACGATATCGGCAAAGCGATCACCCATGAAGTGGAAGGGTCCCATGTTGAGATCGGTCTGGACCTGGCCCGAAAGTATAAGGAGCATCCCGTGGTGCTCAATGCCATTGGAGCCCATCACGGAGACACGGAATACACCTCGGCGATCTCCATGCTGGTGGGGGCAGCGGATGCGATTTCCGCAGCGCGACCCGGGGCCCGGAGGGAAAGTCTGGACGTGTACATTAAGCGGCTGGAGCGCCTTGAGGAGATTGCGGAGTCTTTCGAAGGTGTGGAGAAGTCCTATGCCATTCAGGCCGGCAGAGAGATTCGTATTATCGTCAAACCTGAGCTGATCGACGACGCAGAATCGGTACGCATGGCTCGGGAGATATCCAAGCGCATTGAAAACGAGCTCGACTATCCTGGGCATATTAAAGTCACGGTGATCCGCGAGACCAGAGCCGTCGAATACGCAAAATAA
- a CDS encoding TIGR00282 family metallophosphoesterase has product MRILFIGDIVGSPGRQAVERYLPRVQDVVQADIVIANGENVADGRGITPNLAEWLFDHGIDFITMGNHVWDHPKIFDFIDQEKRLVRPANFRLAPGQGYALCSVGGRQLAIVNVLGRAFMGEWDGPLEVLSAVLEEIADQATWIVVDVHAETTSEKQALAWYFDGRVSAVVGTHTHVQTADERILPGGTGYITDVGMTGPFDGIIGMKKEPILHKMITHLPARFEVADGDCQFSAAIIDCEDENGRCAAIRRVFITPDHPWPDGAAFKRP; this is encoded by the coding sequence GTGCGGATTCTATTTATCGGGGATATCGTGGGAAGCCCGGGGCGACAGGCTGTGGAGCGTTATCTTCCCCGGGTTCAGGATGTGGTCCAGGCGGATATCGTGATTGCAAACGGCGAGAATGTCGCGGACGGGCGGGGAATCACTCCCAATCTGGCCGAATGGTTGTTTGACCACGGGATCGACTTTATCACCATGGGAAATCACGTCTGGGACCACCCGAAGATTTTCGATTTCATCGATCAGGAGAAGCGCCTGGTTCGGCCCGCGAATTTTCGCCTGGCTCCCGGCCAGGGTTATGCGCTGTGTTCCGTTGGCGGCCGTCAGCTCGCCATTGTCAACGTATTGGGCCGGGCTTTCATGGGGGAATGGGACGGGCCCCTGGAGGTCCTCTCCGCGGTGCTGGAGGAAATCGCCGACCAGGCGACGTGGATCGTGGTGGACGTGCATGCGGAAACCACGTCGGAAAAGCAGGCGCTTGCCTGGTATTTTGACGGCCGGGTCAGCGCGGTGGTGGGAACCCACACCCACGTGCAGACGGCGGACGAGCGAATTCTGCCAGGGGGCACGGGATATATCACCGACGTGGGAATGACCGGTCCCTTTGACGGCATCATCGGCATGAAAAAAGAGCCGATTCTTCATAAAATGATCACCCATCTGCCGGCGCGCTTTGAAGTGGCCGATGGGGATTGCCAGTTTTCGGCGGCGATCATCGATTGTGAAGACGAAAACGGACGGTGTGCGGCAATCCGCAGGGTGTTCATTACCCCCGACCATCCCTGGCCCGACGGGGCGGCCTTTAAGCGCCCATGA
- the spoVS gene encoding stage V sporulation protein SpoVS: MEVLKVSAKSNPNSVAGALAGVLRERGAAEIQAIGAGALNQAVKAVAIARGFVAPSGIDLICIPAFTDILIDGEERTAIKLIVEPR; this comes from the coding sequence ATGGAAGTATTAAAAGTTTCAGCAAAATCCAACCCCAATTCTGTTGCCGGAGCCCTGGCCGGCGTATTGCGGGAACGCGGCGCGGCGGAAATCCAAGCGATTGGGGCCGGGGCCCTCAATCAAGCAGTGAAAGCCGTAGCGATTGCACGAGGATTCGTAGCGCCCAGTGGAATCGACTTGATTTGCATCCCCGCCTTCACCGATATTTTGATCGACGGGGAAGAGCGGACGGCGATCAAGTTGATCGTCGAACCTCGCTGA
- a CDS encoding dipeptidase produces MERRVWDAHADVLWRIAAERVDFYGSTSSLAAGWHRLVQGGVKVLGFPLFVPPDRPAAEGWNMLLTQAASFHDRIVGDGERVRPLLYREDVALAEKSQTIYGLLCLEGCSALEGSVERLSLCMHLGVRVVGLTWNEANELADGVGEPRGGGLTALGRRFVREIWQRSGVVDVAHLGEAAFWDVLREARGPVVCTHAGMKAVWPHRRNLSDGQLKAMADLGGVLGIAFVPAFLGPKGGLDDLLRHIEHALEVAGDRHVAFGSDFDGTDEVLEGMETAAQYPALERALSARFGEATARRLLWDNWRDLFDQALAPGPSGT; encoded by the coding sequence TTGGAGCGCCGAGTATGGGATGCCCATGCCGATGTGCTGTGGCGGATCGCCGCCGAGCGGGTAGATTTCTACGGGTCGACATCGTCCTTGGCAGCGGGTTGGCACCGCTTGGTGCAAGGTGGAGTCAAGGTTCTGGGGTTTCCCCTGTTTGTGCCCCCGGACCGCCCCGCCGCCGAAGGGTGGAACATGCTCCTCACCCAGGCGGCCTCCTTTCACGATCGAATCGTGGGGGATGGGGAGCGGGTACGTCCTCTTTTATATCGGGAGGATGTGGCGCTGGCAGAGAAATCTCAGACGATATACGGCTTGCTGTGCCTCGAAGGGTGTTCCGCACTGGAGGGCAGTGTCGAGCGTCTTTCCCTGTGCATGCACCTCGGGGTGCGGGTAGTGGGATTGACGTGGAACGAGGCCAATGAGTTGGCCGATGGTGTCGGAGAACCCCGGGGAGGCGGGTTGACGGCTCTGGGGCGCCGATTTGTTCGGGAGATCTGGCAGCGGTCCGGCGTGGTGGATGTGGCTCATCTGGGCGAGGCGGCCTTTTGGGATGTCCTGCGGGAAGCCCGGGGGCCGGTGGTGTGCACCCATGCCGGGATGAAAGCGGTCTGGCCCCATCGCCGCAACCTGTCCGATGGCCAACTCAAAGCGATGGCCGACCTCGGCGGCGTACTGGGCATAGCCTTTGTACCCGCGTTTCTCGGGCCCAAAGGGGGATTGGATGATCTTCTTCGGCACATCGAGCACGCTCTGGAGGTCGCCGGGGATCGCCATGTGGCCTTCGGATCGGATTTTGACGGGACCGACGAAGTCTTGGAAGGCATGGAAACAGCAGCCCAATATCCGGCCTTGGAGCGGGCCCTGAGCGCCCGTTTCGGCGAGGCAACGGCCCGGCGATTATTGTGGGACAATTGGCGGGACCTCTTTGATCAGGCCCTGGCTCCGGGTCCCTCGGGAACGTGA
- the cotE gene encoding outer spore coat protein CotE — protein sequence MASTARDAGCREIITDAVCGRGSRYSQMTYTIHPTNRPSTIGGCWVMNHTYEGHLIGDLVEVRGRMDINVWYAYNNNSETAVAKDTVSYVEQIPLRDLDPHCLQDRREVMVKVIQPPHCLDAVIASGGTDIAVRVEKELAAEVIGRTKLFVMVCEPPGKKDEDEDLIEDEAEEMA from the coding sequence GTGGCCAGCACAGCGAGAGACGCAGGGTGCCGCGAGATCATTACCGATGCTGTGTGCGGTCGAGGCAGCCGGTATTCGCAAATGACGTACACGATTCATCCCACGAACCGACCGTCCACCATCGGGGGATGTTGGGTGATGAATCACACCTACGAGGGTCATTTGATCGGCGACTTGGTGGAAGTTCGGGGGAGAATGGACATCAATGTCTGGTATGCATACAACAACAACAGTGAAACCGCTGTGGCAAAAGACACCGTGTCTTATGTGGAGCAGATTCCCCTGCGGGATCTGGACCCCCACTGTCTGCAAGATCGCCGGGAAGTGATGGTCAAAGTTATTCAGCCGCCCCACTGCCTGGATGCTGTAATTGCCTCCGGCGGCACCGACATCGCCGTTCGGGTGGAAAAAGAGCTTGCGGCAGAAGTAATCGGACGCACGAAGCTGTTCGTGATGGTCTGCGAACCGCCCGGTAAAAAAGATGAAGATGAGGATCTGATCGAGGACGAAGCCGAGGAAATGGCGTGA
- a CDS encoding YheC/YheD family endospore coat-associated protein: MVEGPLRIESLVHTRDVIYAAAPLLRRHGMRQGSSVQIRAGLGPVCTVQIRSHILDPNILLMARPVLRRLGLQRGDRIHARWGGTQLELGPVVALWLPVRRRSPTPAFGGQTAWARDALVGARDMGVLAYVLDPQSSPDSLRAWGWSSKNGWIRRPGPVPDALWRRGERLGPPRGLREAKETGLLNLAPDIGDKWRITKFLLLEGFGDHIPWTRPMSLRRAEAALLRFGRVYAKPRRGSGGRDLLLLERRGEMIRWCRFDPRPAQGMWSTPLRLSDWRRVAGHRAYIVQEARIPLTAFGRPVDFRWFVQRGGSGTWDVTAVVARLAPEEDGPTNVSLGGRVLPVDQILQDGERERGTALALSVAGAVGESFPHLVELGIDLLLERSGKWWILDVNPRPGRSTLKQIDPALRQLSIRKPFEYVKYATGYMTADLAEERTGRSEE; encoded by the coding sequence ATGGTGGAAGGGCCCTTGCGGATCGAATCCCTGGTACACACCCGGGACGTGATTTACGCCGCGGCGCCCCTGCTGCGTCGACATGGCATGCGGCAGGGATCGTCCGTGCAGATCCGAGCCGGTTTGGGGCCAGTTTGTACAGTTCAGATTCGGTCCCACATTCTCGATCCGAATATCTTGTTGATGGCACGCCCGGTGTTGCGCCGGCTGGGCCTGCAGCGGGGCGACCGAATTCATGCAAGATGGGGCGGGACACAGCTCGAGCTCGGTCCCGTCGTTGCTTTATGGTTGCCAGTTCGCCGTCGATCCCCCACCCCCGCCTTTGGCGGCCAGACTGCTTGGGCTCGGGACGCCCTGGTTGGAGCCAGGGACATGGGCGTCCTCGCCTACGTACTCGATCCCCAATCGTCACCGGACAGCCTTCGGGCATGGGGGTGGTCCAGCAAAAACGGCTGGATACGACGACCGGGCCCCGTGCCCGATGCCCTGTGGAGGCGGGGGGAACGTTTGGGTCCTCCCCGTGGGTTACGAGAGGCCAAAGAGACGGGTCTCCTAAACCTTGCACCAGACATCGGGGATAAATGGAGAATCACAAAATTTCTCCTTTTAGAAGGTTTCGGCGATCACATTCCCTGGACGCGGCCCATGTCTCTCCGCCGGGCGGAGGCCGCTCTTCTTCGCTTTGGCCGGGTTTACGCCAAACCCCGCCGGGGAAGCGGCGGCCGGGACCTCTTGCTGTTGGAGCGGCGGGGGGAAATGATTCGATGGTGTCGGTTCGACCCGAGACCAGCCCAGGGTATGTGGAGTACTCCGCTTCGCCTGTCGGATTGGCGCCGGGTGGCAGGGCACCGGGCTTACATCGTCCAGGAGGCCCGCATCCCCCTGACGGCTTTCGGACGCCCCGTGGATTTCCGCTGGTTCGTCCAACGCGGCGGATCCGGAACCTGGGATGTCACCGCCGTGGTGGCACGCCTCGCTCCGGAGGAGGATGGCCCCACCAATGTCTCCTTGGGCGGGAGGGTCCTCCCCGTCGACCAAATCCTCCAGGATGGGGAGCGGGAACGGGGAACTGCCCTGGCCTTATCGGTGGCTGGAGCAGTGGGCGAGTCGTTCCCCCACCTGGTGGAACTCGGGATCGATTTGTTGCTGGAAAGAAGCGGTAAATGGTGGATATTGGATGTAAATCCGCGTCCGGGTCGATCGACTCTGAAACAAATCGATCCAGCCTTGCGCCAATTGTCAATTCGAAAGCCCTTCGAATATGTTAAATACGCAACTGGGTACATGACGGCGGATCTGGCCGAAGAGAGAACCGGCCGATCGGAGGAGTGA